From the Pedobacter cryoconitis genome, one window contains:
- a CDS encoding PfkB family carbohydrate kinase, with the protein MYDICCVGHITLDRVVTPATEKHMAGGTSFYFSNAIRRMGINYGLVTAIAQSEMGFVLDLRTKGIDVIVFPSAKTVYFENIYSGNLDHRTQRVLQESDPFTVEQFKAVDAKIFHLGPLLSNDISVALIRELAGRSRVSLDVQGYLREVKGQSVCAVDWKDKKEALQYVHTVKADEAELEVLTGVVGIKEGVKILIDWGVQEVVITRASLGSVIYGDGVFYDIPAFRPVAEVDATGCGDTYMAGYLSQRVKGVDIQQAGEFGAAMASLKMESYGPFDGTEDDIIQLLAADRG; encoded by the coding sequence ATGTACGATATTTGTTGTGTAGGTCATATTACGCTAGACAGAGTGGTTACGCCAGCTACTGAAAAGCATATGGCGGGAGGAACATCATTTTATTTTTCTAATGCGATCCGCAGGATGGGGATTAACTATGGCCTGGTTACGGCTATAGCTCAAAGTGAGATGGGGTTTGTATTGGATTTGCGTACAAAAGGTATTGATGTTATTGTTTTTCCAAGTGCAAAAACCGTTTATTTCGAGAATATCTACTCTGGAAATCTGGATCACAGGACGCAAAGGGTGTTACAGGAGTCTGATCCTTTTACTGTGGAGCAGTTTAAGGCTGTTGACGCTAAAATTTTCCATTTGGGGCCATTGTTATCAAATGATATTTCTGTGGCGCTGATCAGAGAGTTAGCGGGCAGGAGCAGGGTATCATTAGATGTTCAGGGATATTTGCGTGAAGTTAAGGGGCAAAGTGTTTGTGCAGTGGATTGGAAGGATAAGAAGGAGGCGCTTCAGTATGTGCATACGGTGAAGGCTGATGAAGCTGAGCTGGAAGTGTTGACGGGAGTTGTGGGGATTAAAGAGGGAGTGAAGATTTTAATTGACTGGGGTGTTCAGGAAGTTGTGATTACCAGGGCTAGTTTAGGTTCTGTGATTTATGGAGATGGTGTGTTCTATGATATTCCTGCTTTCAGGCCAGTTGCCGAAGTAGACGCGACAGGATGTGGCGATACATATATGGCAGGTTATTTATCACAAAGAGTAAAAGGTGTGGATATACAGCAGGCGGGCGAGTTCGGTGCTGCTATGGCCAGCTTAAAAATGGAATCTTACGGGCCTTTTGATGGTACTGAAGATGATATAATTCAATTGTTAGCCGCAGATAGGGGCTAA
- a CDS encoding DUF3887 domain-containing protein — translation MKKITLLIFAMLFSTLSFSQDIIKLFNRSTDFFELMNQKKFTEAQAYFDPGVSAKISAEDLQKLWGVFNEKLGKFESANGVESKVNGDFFIVIVDGKFANTTQSFRLIYNKAGNMVGFTPAPLKTEAKYLNPAYADTTLYKEKEIYVKTPGHSLVGILTTPKNTKNFPIVVLVHGSGPGDMDETVGPNKPFKDLAAGFAAKGVASIRYVKRTRIYSGEFGGAFTVKEEVIDDAVAAVTLAAIVPDIDKKQIYLMGHSLGGMLAPKIAALTPELSGLILAAAPARSFTDLIAEQEKAVFDASKDTTQATKVKFAELNKELDRTRLVALGNMKPDSTILGLPVSYWIDLNKYNQVETAKKINKQRILIVQGGNDFQVSTRDYELWDAALNKKKNVTLKLYPDLNHLLSSQVEKGDTRQYAMASSVSETLINDLVAWIKLNDKK, via the coding sequence ATGAAAAAAATTACGCTGTTAATCTTTGCAATGCTGTTCTCTACCTTGTCATTTTCACAAGATATTATTAAACTGTTTAACCGTTCAACCGATTTCTTTGAATTGATGAATCAGAAGAAATTTACTGAAGCACAGGCGTATTTTGATCCGGGTGTTTCCGCAAAGATTTCTGCTGAAGATTTACAGAAACTCTGGGGTGTTTTTAACGAGAAACTAGGCAAATTTGAATCAGCGAATGGCGTTGAAAGTAAAGTTAACGGTGATTTTTTTATTGTTATTGTGGATGGGAAATTTGCAAACACCACACAAAGTTTCAGGCTTATTTATAATAAAGCCGGAAATATGGTCGGTTTTACTCCTGCTCCCCTTAAAACTGAAGCAAAATACCTGAACCCTGCCTATGCAGATACTACCTTGTACAAAGAGAAAGAAATATATGTTAAGACTCCCGGACATAGTCTGGTTGGCATATTAACTACACCAAAAAATACGAAGAATTTTCCGATTGTAGTCCTTGTACATGGTTCAGGGCCTGGTGATATGGATGAAACAGTTGGCCCAAACAAGCCTTTCAAAGATCTTGCCGCTGGCTTTGCTGCTAAAGGAGTAGCCAGCATACGTTATGTAAAAAGAACAAGGATCTACAGTGGTGAATTTGGAGGTGCGTTTACTGTAAAGGAAGAGGTGATCGATGATGCAGTTGCCGCAGTAACTTTGGCTGCTATAGTACCCGATATTGATAAAAAACAAATTTATCTGATGGGACATAGCCTTGGAGGAATGTTAGCCCCTAAAATAGCTGCATTGACACCTGAATTAAGTGGATTAATACTAGCTGCTGCTCCAGCCAGAAGTTTTACAGATTTAATTGCTGAGCAGGAGAAAGCTGTATTTGATGCATCAAAAGATACTACACAGGCTACGAAAGTTAAGTTTGCTGAGCTAAATAAGGAACTAGACAGAACCAGGTTAGTTGCTTTAGGTAATATGAAACCAGATTCCACCATTTTAGGTCTGCCGGTATCTTATTGGATTGACCTGAATAAATACAATCAGGTTGAAACTGCAAAAAAAATAAACAAACAACGTATTCTGATTGTACAAGGAGGAAACGATTTCCAGGTTTCAACCCGTGATTATGAGTTATGGGATGCCGCATTAAATAAAAAGAAGAACGTAACCTTAAAATTATATCCTGATTTGAACCACTTATTAAGTTCTCAGGTAGAAAAAGGGGATACGCGTCAATATGCAATGGCATCAAGCGTATCTGAGACCTTAATTAACGACTTAGTGGCCTGGATAAAACTGAACGATAAAAAATAA
- a CDS encoding Arc family DNA binding domain-containing protein: MSDKKSFALRIDSETMKAIEKWAADEFRSVNGQIEWMLNNSLKNAKRIKVKGIEKDTPEK, from the coding sequence ATGTCAGATAAGAAATCATTTGCGTTAAGGATAGATTCAGAAACGATGAAGGCTATAGAGAAATGGGCTGCTGATGAATTTCGTAGTGTTAATGGTCAGATCGAATGGATGCTGAATAACAGCCTTAAAAACGCAAAAAGAATTAAAGTAAAAGGAATAGAAAAAGATACTCCTGAAAAATAA
- a CDS encoding HAD family hydrolase: MTKFKALLFDLDGTLVDSEHFHYRVWNEILAESDVQLEYSDFLKNFAGIPLPGNAKRLKELYEIASPLDVLITKKEELTNARLITSTIELMPYVEETMDFFLTKGIPMALVTASKRADVDELFKKNGLGKYFKQLVTRSDVTKSKPDPESYNLAVQKIGVPKSECLVFEDTVNGLLAAKNADLTCFAIQADEQSHEKLANADRIFKDFRAATAYITANELI, translated from the coding sequence ATGACAAAATTTAAAGCACTACTTTTTGATTTAGACGGTACACTCGTAGATTCAGAACATTTTCATTACCGGGTATGGAACGAAATATTGGCAGAATCTGATGTACAGCTCGAATACTCTGATTTCCTGAAGAACTTTGCTGGTATCCCTTTGCCAGGAAACGCTAAAAGGTTAAAGGAGTTATATGAAATAGCATCGCCCCTGGACGTGTTGATTACAAAGAAAGAAGAGTTAACCAATGCCCGCTTAATCACCAGTACTATCGAGCTGATGCCTTATGTAGAGGAAACAATGGATTTCTTTTTAACAAAAGGTATTCCTATGGCCCTGGTCACTGCGAGTAAAAGGGCTGATGTAGATGAATTGTTCAAGAAAAACGGACTTGGGAAATACTTTAAACAACTGGTGACCAGAAGTGATGTGACCAAAAGTAAACCTGATCCGGAATCTTATAACCTTGCTGTTCAGAAGATCGGGGTTCCTAAAAGCGAATGCCTGGTGTTTGAAGATACTGTAAATGGTTTGCTGGCTGCTAAAAATGCTGATTTAACTTGTTTTGCCATTCAGGCCGATGAGCAAAGTCATGAGAAGCTGGCTAATGCTGATCGGATATTTAAAGATTTCAGAGCGGCTACAGCTTATATCACAGCAAATGAGCTGATCTGA
- a CDS encoding SDR family oxidoreductase — MEDSNYQLYTHPYHDQDLSKSAFLITGGAGFIGSNLVRYLLKYGAGKVRVLDNLATGFWKNLEEFEPDPAFEFINGDIRDPETCISACKGIDYVTHQAALGSVPRSIKDPLTTSQVNIEGFLNMLMAVKEQKVKRMIYAASSSTYGDSKELPKTEERIGAPLSPYAVTKLVNELYADVFRKTYGTDSVGLRYFNVFGPNQDPEGAYAAVIPLLMKAVITGAAPVINGDGSQTRDFTFIENVVQANIKALLFAGDIPNTVYNVAYSERISLNQLWNIIKKLHGTDPGQTYGPSRAGDIHDSLANINRIKKDLGYDPLYDVQRGLEYTMNWMRNKV; from the coding sequence ATGGAAGACTCTAATTATCAGCTTTATACTCATCCTTACCATGATCAGGATCTGAGCAAATCAGCTTTTCTGATTACCGGCGGCGCTGGCTTTATCGGTTCAAACCTGGTCAGATATCTGTTGAAATATGGTGCGGGAAAGGTACGCGTACTGGATAATTTAGCTACTGGATTCTGGAAGAATCTGGAAGAATTTGAACCTGATCCGGCCTTTGAATTTATAAATGGTGATATCCGTGATCCTGAAACCTGTATATCTGCCTGCAAAGGAATTGATTATGTAACGCATCAGGCGGCGCTGGGTTCTGTACCACGTTCTATAAAAGATCCTTTAACAACCAGCCAGGTTAATATAGAAGGCTTTTTAAACATGCTGATGGCAGTTAAAGAGCAAAAGGTGAAGAGGATGATCTATGCAGCCTCTTCTTCTACTTACGGAGATAGTAAGGAATTACCCAAAACAGAAGAACGCATCGGGGCTCCCCTCTCTCCTTATGCAGTGACTAAATTAGTTAACGAACTTTATGCAGATGTTTTCAGAAAAACTTACGGAACAGATAGCGTAGGTTTAAGATATTTTAATGTTTTCGGCCCAAACCAGGATCCTGAAGGTGCTTATGCAGCAGTTATTCCATTATTAATGAAAGCGGTTATCACAGGTGCTGCACCCGTGATCAATGGCGATGGAAGTCAGACCAGGGATTTCACTTTCATTGAAAATGTAGTACAGGCAAATATCAAAGCGTTGTTATTTGCTGGTGATATTCCAAATACGGTTTATAATGTAGCTTACAGTGAACGTATTTCCCTAAACCAGCTGTGGAACATTATAAAAAAACTCCATGGTACAGATCCTGGACAGACTTATGGTCCATCCAGGGCTGGAGACATTCATGATTCACTGGCAAATATTAACCGGATCAAAAAAGATCTGGGTTACGATCCTTTATATGATGTACAAAGGGGGTTGGAATATACAATGAACTGGATGAGGAATAAAGTATAG
- a CDS encoding DUF4268 domain-containing protein: MYSKDQVSKLKQAFWTAFGQYISPQLSAEGMRINWINYKTGIKHLNFKLHADNKSAFIAIELSHPDTGVQELLFEQFKEFRNILKGYLNEEWEWEQQLLDENYKPVSRIYKTLPDVSIFKEQDWPEIISFLKPRLIALDEFWCDASHSFELFK; the protein is encoded by the coding sequence ATGTATTCTAAGGATCAGGTTTCAAAATTGAAACAGGCTTTCTGGACGGCCTTTGGCCAGTATATTTCTCCTCAGCTATCTGCTGAGGGAATGCGGATTAACTGGATAAATTACAAGACAGGAATTAAGCACCTGAATTTTAAATTGCACGCAGACAACAAGTCTGCGTTTATTGCAATTGAGCTTTCTCACCCCGATACAGGTGTTCAGGAACTCTTATTCGAACAGTTTAAGGAATTCAGGAATATCCTGAAAGGTTATTTAAATGAGGAATGGGAGTGGGAACAGCAGTTGCTGGATGAAAATTATAAGCCTGTAAGCAGAATTTATAAGACTTTGCCTGATGTCAGTATTTTTAAGGAGCAGGACTGGCCTGAAATCATCTCTTTTCTCAAGCCAAGGCTCATCGCTCTTGACGAATTCTGGTGTGATGCTTCACACAGTTTTGAGCTGTTTAAATAA
- a CDS encoding DUF892 family protein: protein MVDKLKAQGLQDFFIQCLQDLYIAEKKLVNCAAALSMAAFTEELQRALIAQSEEAGLHAQRLDMVFDLMNQQPGEGKCHIIEILSDKAASIVKTVETGTALRDAAIIYAVQLIAHYKIASYGSLISLLAELDYPKAKMILKECLAEEKAADAYLTKIAVDFINPAAQSESE from the coding sequence ATGGTGGATAAACTCAAAGCACAAGGCTTGCAGGATTTCTTTATCCAATGTTTGCAAGACCTGTATATTGCGGAAAAGAAATTGGTTAATTGTGCCGCTGCATTATCTATGGCTGCATTTACAGAAGAATTGCAACGCGCATTAATCGCACAATCAGAAGAGGCCGGCCTGCACGCGCAACGGCTGGATATGGTATTTGATCTCATGAACCAGCAACCTGGTGAAGGGAAATGCCATATTATTGAAATTCTCAGTGATAAGGCAGCCTCCATTGTCAAAACGGTAGAAACTGGAACTGCATTGAGAGATGCGGCAATAATTTATGCTGTTCAGCTGATTGCACATTACAAAATAGCAAGTTATGGAAGTTTAATCTCTCTGCTTGCAGAATTGGATTATCCAAAAGCTAAAATGATATTGAAAGAATGTCTGGCTGAAGAGAAGGCTGCGGATGCTTATCTGACAAAAATCGCTGTGGATTTTATTAATCCAGCAGCGCAAAGTGAATCTGAATAA
- the blaOXA gene encoding class D beta-lactamase: MFKYKTLLLLLAAVGLVSFQSDPAGEELMKFYEEHQVQGSFILYDQKNDRYTYYNQEQTNIPFTPASTFKICNSLIALETGAVKDEHTVSKWDQKERPVPAWNADTDMRNAFKNSTVWFYQELAKRVGEEKMKFWLKKANYGNGDISGGIDGFWLWGGLRITPAQQIDFLRNLHQNKLPFSARSMDIVKDIMIAKSTKDYVIRAKTGNGKQGNLHVSWYVGYITTANNVYYFSNCIQTKDKKEDFKKAGVSIAINVLDNLKVINKQDWDN; this comes from the coding sequence ATGTTCAAATACAAAACACTCCTGTTGTTATTGGCAGCAGTTGGATTGGTTTCGTTCCAATCCGATCCTGCTGGGGAAGAGCTTATGAAATTCTACGAAGAACACCAGGTACAGGGTTCTTTTATCCTTTATGATCAGAAAAATGACCGTTACACTTACTACAATCAGGAACAGACGAATATACCCTTTACCCCTGCCTCAACATTTAAGATTTGCAATTCGCTGATTGCCCTGGAAACGGGCGCAGTTAAAGATGAGCATACTGTTTCGAAATGGGATCAGAAAGAGCGGCCGGTACCTGCCTGGAATGCAGATACAGATATGAGAAACGCGTTTAAGAATTCAACGGTTTGGTTCTATCAGGAACTGGCTAAACGTGTGGGTGAAGAGAAAATGAAGTTCTGGCTCAAAAAGGCAAATTATGGTAATGGTGATATTAGTGGTGGGATAGATGGGTTTTGGTTATGGGGAGGATTACGCATTACTCCTGCTCAGCAGATAGACTTTCTCCGGAACCTGCATCAGAATAAACTTCCGTTTTCTGCGCGCTCCATGGATATCGTTAAAGATATTATGATAGCCAAGTCTACAAAAGACTATGTGATCAGGGCTAAAACTGGAAATGGCAAACAGGGAAATCTTCATGTTTCGTGGTATGTGGGCTACATTACTACAGCTAATAATGTTTATTATTTTTCTAACTGTATTCAAACGAAAGATAAAAAAGAAGATTTCAAGAAGGCCGGTGTTAGTATCGCAATCAATGTTCTGGATAATTTAAAAGTAATTAATAAACAGGATTGGGATAATTAA
- a CDS encoding DinB family protein, with protein MTAQSIQRLQYLCDTIPQLLNEIDDHIFSLKPGVSKWSKKEIIGHLIDSAVTNHQRFVRGQFEDVPKIGYDQNNCNVFNYYQQINGKQIISFWTAYNKQILELIKLMPQTALERRCFAGGEQSVTLAFVFDDYVQHLEHHLKQVVTY; from the coding sequence ATGACTGCACAATCAATTCAAAGACTACAATACTTATGTGATACGATACCTCAGCTTTTGAATGAAATTGACGATCATATATTTTCCTTAAAACCCGGTGTCAGTAAATGGAGTAAAAAAGAAATCATCGGTCATCTTATTGATAGTGCTGTAACAAATCATCAGCGTTTTGTAAGAGGACAGTTTGAAGACGTTCCAAAAATCGGCTATGATCAGAACAACTGCAATGTGTTTAATTATTATCAACAAATAAACGGGAAGCAAATTATCTCCTTCTGGACAGCTTATAACAAGCAGATCTTAGAACTCATCAAATTAATGCCACAAACCGCTTTAGAGAGAAGATGTTTTGCCGGAGGAGAGCAAAGTGTAACCCTGGCATTTGTATTCGATGATTACGTGCAGCATTTAGAACATCATTTAAAACAAGTCGTTACCTATTAA
- a CDS encoding SOS response-associated peptidase encodes MCARYTLTKAHKELLIRYQVRFPADYQPNYNLAPTQKGLVITADEPDTAQLMHFGLVPYWAQSTKLDFSTLNARSEEIMGKKTFAPLITHRKTCLVLADGFYEWDKKTGDTLPYRFVLKDRDLFAFAGLWSQWKDQFSGEVYRSFTIMTTQANETVGKVHAPKFRMPVILSREEEAIWLSKDLGTPDLLSLCKAYPDELMDCYRVDKAVNATVIKGVINNRPELMQAIH; translated from the coding sequence ATGTGTGCACGCTATACCCTCACTAAAGCCCACAAGGAATTATTAATCCGTTACCAGGTCAGATTTCCTGCTGATTACCAGCCCAATTATAACCTTGCGCCTACTCAGAAAGGATTGGTGATTACTGCTGATGAACCTGATACTGCACAACTGATGCACTTTGGACTGGTTCCATACTGGGCTCAAAGTACGAAACTTGATTTTTCTACGCTTAATGCCCGTTCTGAAGAAATTATGGGTAAGAAAACGTTTGCACCGCTGATTACACATCGTAAAACATGTTTAGTACTGGCAGATGGCTTTTATGAATGGGATAAAAAAACCGGAGATACTTTGCCTTACCGTTTTGTATTAAAAGACAGAGATTTATTTGCTTTTGCAGGGCTTTGGAGCCAATGGAAAGATCAGTTTTCAGGAGAGGTTTACCGGTCTTTTACCATTATGACTACGCAGGCCAACGAAACCGTTGGTAAAGTCCATGCACCTAAATTCAGAATGCCGGTGATATTAAGCAGGGAAGAAGAAGCTATTTGGCTGAGCAAAGATCTGGGGACTCCTGATCTGCTGAGTTTATGCAAAGCCTATCCGGACGAGCTGATGGATTGCTACAGAGTAGATAAAGCTGTAAATGCAACGGTGATCAAAGGAGTAATTAATAACAGGCCCGAACTCATGCAGGCAATCCATTGA
- a CDS encoding DUF6166 domain-containing protein has protein sequence MNNYSGSKTVKWDIHLPEKVFHIKGTVSVSNELSIPVKTTRRLWVNHQEVFPQTATVLRPFYDCSFEWGELGQNASYTTALAICLAIFNSERLAENLFICFKEEFVQNFPDGSFELVLEVTRFLNKHNQRLHPNLYSRFCFSAITSSREILLYNDPETGIITADLAENYAMHREYMPDVKLRKLNERKQRLLFRLFAKDDYIVSGYEFPEVMRRVEEMMARFYWRSVEKIITNKLAERYEN, from the coding sequence ATGAATAATTATTCAGGATCTAAAACAGTGAAATGGGACATCCATCTGCCAGAGAAAGTTTTTCATATTAAAGGAACAGTCAGTGTTTCCAATGAACTTTCCATACCAGTTAAAACTACCAGGAGGTTATGGGTCAATCACCAGGAAGTATTTCCTCAAACCGCGACAGTACTCCGCCCATTTTATGATTGTAGCTTTGAATGGGGCGAACTCGGACAGAACGCTTCTTATACCACAGCATTAGCAATTTGTCTGGCTATATTTAATAGCGAAAGGCTGGCCGAAAACCTGTTTATCTGTTTCAAAGAAGAGTTTGTTCAGAATTTTCCTGATGGCAGCTTTGAACTGGTTCTGGAAGTGACCAGGTTTTTAAATAAACATAACCAGAGGTTACATCCCAATCTGTACAGCCGGTTTTGTTTTTCCGCGATTACCAGTTCAAGAGAAATTCTTTTGTATAATGATCCCGAAACCGGGATAATCACAGCCGATCTTGCTGAAAATTATGCTATGCATAGAGAATATATGCCTGATGTGAAGCTGAGAAAACTCAATGAACGTAAACAAAGACTGTTATTCAGGTTATTTGCGAAGGATGACTATATCGTGAGCGGGTATGAGTTTCCTGAGGTGATGCGCAGGGTAGAAGAAATGATGGCCAGATTTTACTGGAGATCCGTAGAGAAAATTATTACCAATAAGCTGGCAGAGCGTTATGAAAATTAA
- a CDS encoding SPFH domain-containing protein, producing MKVEKIVTPFNGYLVIFLLFVTAGLLAYAISDQQIVLIIACIPIFIILAKGLIIVSPNSSKVLLLFGKYKGSIKHNGMFWINPLYTRFSYSLRARNFESEKIKVNDKMGNPILISVILVWRVKDTFKVAFEVDNYTTFIKIQTDSAVRKLAGSFPYDHFEDETATITLSTNFDDVNISLEKELAERLDIAGIEVIESRIGYLAYAPEIAHSMLRRQQASAVVAARHKIVEGAVGMVESALNLLSEKKIIEFDDDRKATMVSNLMVVLCGDSETKPVINTGTLNQ from the coding sequence ATGAAAGTAGAAAAGATTGTTACTCCTTTTAATGGTTACCTCGTTATCTTCCTTTTATTCGTTACAGCTGGTTTACTGGCTTATGCCATAAGCGACCAGCAAATTGTTCTGATTATCGCCTGCATCCCTATATTTATTATTTTAGCTAAAGGATTGATTATTGTCAGCCCAAATAGCTCGAAAGTGCTGCTGCTATTTGGAAAGTATAAAGGAAGTATCAAACATAATGGGATGTTCTGGATCAATCCGTTATATACCAGATTTAGTTATTCACTGCGTGCAAGAAACTTTGAAAGTGAAAAAATCAAAGTAAACGATAAAATGGGAAATCCGATCCTGATCAGTGTAATCCTGGTCTGGAGAGTGAAAGATACTTTTAAAGTCGCATTTGAGGTAGACAATTATACCACGTTTATCAAAATACAAACGGATTCAGCGGTAAGAAAACTTGCGGGTTCTTTTCCTTATGATCATTTTGAAGACGAAACAGCCACAATTACTTTAAGCACCAACTTTGATGATGTAAATATCTCATTGGAAAAAGAGTTAGCGGAAAGACTTGACATTGCAGGTATAGAGGTTATTGAGTCAAGAATCGGTTATTTGGCTTATGCCCCTGAGATTGCACACTCTATGCTGAGAAGACAACAGGCTTCGGCCGTAGTGGCAGCCCGTCACAAAATTGTAGAAGGAGCCGTTGGAATGGTAGAAAGTGCGCTTAATCTCCTTTCTGAAAAGAAAATCATTGAATTCGATGATGACAGAAAAGCAACTATGGTTAGTAATTTAATGGTAGTCCTTTGTGGTGATAGCGAGACCAAACCCGTTATCAATACAGGGACATTAAATCAATAA
- a CDS encoding fatty acid desaturase, whose amino-acid sequence MAFLSIVLDPPTYGWADTNGNLSKPTTRQLLQEFFKRLNIFKSKKNWLPFMSWSKVVISIPFLYFFIFEYFSWSLLIVAFLYSMIIMGTHGTIWHHRFCTHNAYAFKNRFWRFFTQNLTISMIPEEIYVVSHHVHHAKSDMPGDPYNASGGFLYCFLADVNHQPIAKDLSERNYHRAARLMKHTGVQPNTYAQYLKWGSIANPARTVLAWALNWGFWYGMLFLIGGHGLACTVFGAAGIWAVGVRTFNYEGHGKGKDMRRDNYDFSREDMSINQLWPGIVAGEWHNNHHLYPKSARTGFLPHQVDIAWYYIRFMYAIGTVKSFKDSKTDFLETHYNKVALMEDEQALLLQEEKMLILQKNKG is encoded by the coding sequence ATGGCATTTTTGAGTATAGTATTGGATCCGCCAACTTATGGATGGGCTGATACTAATGGTAATTTATCTAAGCCGACGACTCGTCAGTTGTTGCAGGAATTCTTTAAACGTCTGAATATTTTTAAAAGCAAGAAAAACTGGCTCCCTTTTATGAGCTGGTCAAAGGTTGTCATTTCTATACCTTTTCTTTACTTTTTTATCTTTGAATATTTTAGCTGGAGCTTATTAATCGTTGCATTCTTATATAGTATGATTATCATGGGTACCCATGGTACGATATGGCATCATCGTTTTTGTACGCACAATGCTTATGCTTTTAAAAATAGATTCTGGCGCTTTTTTACGCAGAACCTGACTATATCTATGATCCCGGAAGAAATCTACGTGGTTTCGCATCATGTACATCATGCAAAGTCTGATATGCCTGGTGATCCTTATAATGCTTCTGGTGGGTTTTTATATTGCTTTTTAGCGGATGTGAATCATCAGCCGATAGCGAAAGATTTATCTGAAAGAAATTATCACCGTGCCGCAAGATTAATGAAGCATACCGGTGTTCAGCCAAATACTTATGCTCAATATTTAAAATGGGGTTCTATAGCTAATCCGGCAAGAACAGTTCTGGCCTGGGCTTTAAACTGGGGTTTCTGGTATGGGATGTTGTTCTTAATTGGTGGCCATGGATTAGCTTGTACTGTTTTTGGTGCCGCAGGGATCTGGGCAGTAGGGGTCAGAACTTTCAATTATGAAGGACATGGTAAGGGAAAGGATATGCGCAGAGATAATTATGATTTCTCACGTGAGGATATGTCTATCAACCAGCTTTGGCCGGGAATAGTTGCCGGTGAATGGCATAATAATCACCATTTATATCCAAAGAGTGCAAGAACGGGATTTTTACCTCACCAGGTAGATATTGCATGGTATTACATCCGTTTTATGTATGCGATCGGAACTGTTAAATCTTTCAAAGATTCTAAGACAGACTTTTTAGAGACGCATTACAATAAGGTAGCGCTGATGGAAGATGAACAGGCTCTTCTTTTACAGGAAGAGAAAATGTTAATTTTACAAAAAAATAAAGGATAA
- the dapB gene encoding 4-hydroxy-tetrahydrodipicolinate reductase gives MTTKKKIRVCVAGATGWAGSELCKGIILTDDLELVSAVSRKGAGKNLNDLLNLSGTQDIPVFGTLEEALAIPCDVLVDYTKPDIAKHQVITAINQGVNVVVGTSGLSDADYEEISVVADKHKQAVLAVGNFAISVVLLNKFAEMAAKYMPNWEIIDYASDRKIDSPSGSTLELANRLSRVRESNKTIPIADTKGIKETRGADINGMQVHAVRLPGYVIAVETIFGMEDEKLIIKHEAGGSAKPYVQGALLAIRKVDTFTGLKRGLDNVMDFNL, from the coding sequence ATGACAACAAAGAAAAAAATACGTGTATGTGTTGCAGGAGCAACTGGCTGGGCCGGCTCAGAGCTTTGCAAGGGGATTATCTTAACAGATGACCTGGAATTGGTTTCAGCAGTTTCCCGTAAAGGTGCAGGTAAGAATCTGAATGACCTGCTGAATTTATCAGGTACGCAAGATATTCCTGTTTTCGGAACATTAGAAGAAGCTTTAGCTATTCCTTGCGATGTTTTGGTAGATTATACAAAACCAGATATTGCGAAACACCAGGTAATTACAGCGATTAATCAGGGTGTCAATGTGGTAGTTGGCACATCAGGTCTTTCGGATGCAGATTATGAGGAAATCAGTGTGGTAGCTGATAAACATAAACAGGCTGTGTTGGCGGTTGGAAATTTCGCAATTAGTGTTGTACTATTAAACAAGTTTGCAGAAATGGCCGCGAAGTATATGCCGAACTGGGAAATTATTGATTATGCAAGTGACCGCAAAATTGATTCTCCAAGCGGAAGTACGCTAGAGCTTGCAAACAGGTTATCCAGGGTTAGAGAGTCTAATAAAACTATTCCAATTGCAGATACCAAAGGGATTAAAGAAACCAGAGGTGCAGATATTAACGGGATGCAGGTGCATGCAGTCAGGTTACCTGGATATGTAATTGCAGTAGAAACTATTTTTGGAATGGAAGATGAAAAGCTGATCATTAAACATGAAGCTGGAGGCAGTGCAAAACCATACGTTCAGGGAGCTTTACTGGCCATCAGGAAAGTTGATACTTTTACCGGTCTAAAAAGAGGTTTGGATAATGTAATGGACTTTAACTTATAA